The Spiroplasma clarkii genome has a window encoding:
- a CDS encoding PTS transporter subunit EIIC, with translation MKKEKIKSTQITPWTRFKGWLSKARGSMESFGRAILVPVTVIPLLALIGSVGYAMQAIAVEAGTYEGTVKIIADAIKNIGMIAITNIDFLVAVGLAAGLAKQEKIAAALSGLMAYAALHFAANLMIQSIHPDMLSGTGPKENGLAIRFGVMSFQYNAFGGMIAGLIGYIVHKYTYRLKFPKYLAFFGGPRFSPVASTLIAWLVGMPLGISWIYISRGLVAFGKGIGSLGPASPFLYGVTNRALIPFGLHQVTNYFLYYTSVGTTWVDSTGRTIEGIYSVAIAKLGEGVFLTAKDTWIINGTFPTNMFSLLGAALALYFVIPKENRKVAGSAIISAMMASFLAGTTEPIEFTFLFTAPWLYGIHVLFTGITYLLMYVCNFAQVSTRGSGLITWIAVNAVNFRNIQNVWGLFIIGPIMGSIYFVTFYFLIKYFNWNTPGRDGQIAVIGKDLKDKQADE, from the coding sequence ATGAAAAAAGAAAAAATAAAATCTACTCAGATAACACCATGAACCAGATTTAAAGGGTGGTTATCAAAAGCTCGTGGGTCTATGGAATCATTTGGTAGGGCAATTTTAGTCCCAGTAACTGTAATTCCATTATTAGCTTTAATAGGTTCAGTTGGTTATGCCATGCAAGCTATTGCTGTGGAAGCAGGAACTTATGAAGGTACTGTAAAAATAATTGCAGATGCTATAAAAAATATTGGGATGATTGCAATAACCAACATAGACTTTTTAGTTGCAGTTGGTTTAGCAGCAGGACTTGCAAAACAAGAAAAAATTGCAGCAGCACTTTCTGGACTTATGGCTTATGCAGCACTACATTTTGCTGCCAATCTAATGATCCAATCTATTCATCCTGATATGCTATCAGGAACAGGTCCAAAAGAAAATGGACTTGCCATAAGATTTGGGGTTATGTCATTTCAATACAATGCCTTTGGTGGAATGATTGCTGGATTAATAGGATATATTGTCCATAAATATACTTATAGACTTAAGTTTCCAAAATATTTAGCATTTTTTGGTGGACCAAGATTCTCACCAGTAGCTTCAACCCTAATTGCTTGACTTGTGGGGATGCCACTGGGAATAAGTTGAATTTACATTTCAAGAGGTTTAGTGGCTTTTGGAAAAGGAATAGGTTCACTAGGACCAGCATCCCCATTCTTATATGGAGTTACAAATCGAGCCCTAATTCCATTTGGATTACATCAAGTTACAAATTATTTTTTGTACTATACTTCAGTTGGAACAACTTGAGTAGATAGTACAGGTAGAACTATTGAAGGAATTTACAGTGTAGCTATTGCTAAATTAGGAGAAGGTGTCTTTTTAACAGCAAAAGATACTTGAATAATTAACGGAACTTTCCCAACAAATATGTTTAGTTTACTGGGAGCAGCATTAGCACTATATTTTGTAATTCCAAAAGAAAATCGTAAAGTTGCTGGTAGTGCTATTATATCAGCAATGATGGCATCATTTTTAGCAGGGACTACTGAACCAATAGAGTTTACATTCTTATTTACAGCCCCTTGGCTGTATGGGATTCATGTTCTGTTCACAGGAATAACTTATTTGCTAATGTATGTTTGTAATTTTGCTCAAGTTTCAACCAGAGGTAGCGGTCTCATTACTTGAATAGCAGTTAATGCTGTTAACTTTAGAAATATTCAAAATGTTTGAGGGTTATTTATTATTGGACCAATAATGGGAAGTATTTACTTTGTAACTTTCTATTTCTTGATTAAATACTTTAACTGAAATACACCAGGTAGAGATGGACAAATTGCAGTAATTGGAAAAGATCTTAAAGATAAACAAGCTGATGAATAA
- a CDS encoding ABC transporter permease subunit yields MKQAEMEMFRAYSASDNKNSVIDFEQTKRTIKKVEQKEYKEKIVALKNYIKLHMQGKSIFRLSLLTIQVKTKQMFSKKDSANKQDAEFIKKIWSDRAATKKEYGRQYYKTQVNIIKEEYKNNLLKNINTFKSKKKNISENKLLVSRDGVIHDNKFLNVRTEKILDVKKQVKEVKLNFKSDSSISKKLNKLKLKVLVEELNSKISYEGEFKFKIYNSKYIYLEKLLELKKASREAIAKNKTLLKEVDSKSQKLEIKKIKKEELKLFFKKISTNLKELFTRKIKYKNFKQNNMLFYNEYKSQITKRSSHLKYFELLHKSKSLKISENMNKRKLSLEHKAEISEIYEKTPIIYSWWKVCLATVLTIILPGLGTLINKQFIKGALQILASVFFYILLLYAMGFGNIEGDGIFGLRKLGHADNLWEVGDARYFIIEGSLAVLFLTMFIMWNLINAYGTYKISIASKNGARVKTWTESKNYFTDIGYPVMTSIPTIAMLLVVVLIPIVTTFLLAFTNYKPNNAANFQWDGFNRFKEIFTPEWAETMQNIFGWTMIWTVFTWLSAFIISLTLATVLNNKRVKGKLLFRLIYVLPWAIPGFITILLFKIMFLPGSILSNFFGNDTFQSVPLYAKISVIMIQMWSGYCVNLVLITGILQSITTDLYEAAEIDGAKGSSKLFKITLPLIIYQMTPILVGQFMGAFNNFGIIYLYLDGGPYFTDVNLQGGAGATETIASLIYKLISAGKAGLASAMNIIVSGVIVAISVTILMRSKSVKGGVA; encoded by the coding sequence ATGAAACAAGCAGAAATGGAAATGTTTAGAGCTTACTCTGCAAGTGACAACAAAAATTCAGTAATTGACTTTGAACAAACTAAAAGAACAATTAAAAAAGTTGAACAAAAAGAATACAAAGAAAAAATAGTTGCATTAAAAAATTATATTAAGTTACATATGCAGGGAAAAAGTATTTTTCGATTGTCACTGCTAACAATTCAAGTGAAAACTAAACAAATGTTTTCAAAAAAAGATTCAGCCAATAAGCAAGATGCTGAGTTTATAAAAAAAATTTGAAGTGATCGAGCAGCTACAAAAAAAGAATATGGAAGACAATATTATAAAACACAAGTAAATATTATCAAAGAAGAATACAAAAATAATTTATTAAAAAATATTAATACCTTTAAAAGTAAAAAGAAAAATATCTCAGAAAATAAATTACTTGTCTCAAGAGATGGTGTCATTCATGACAATAAATTTTTAAATGTAAGAACTGAAAAAATTCTTGATGTTAAAAAACAAGTTAAAGAAGTTAAACTAAATTTTAAAAGTGATTCATCAATCAGTAAAAAATTAAATAAATTAAAACTAAAAGTTCTTGTTGAAGAATTGAATTCAAAAATTTCTTATGAAGGTGAATTTAAATTTAAAATTTATAATTCAAAATATATTTACCTTGAAAAACTTTTAGAATTAAAAAAAGCATCAAGAGAGGCAATTGCCAAGAACAAAACTTTGTTAAAAGAAGTTGACAGTAAATCTCAAAAACTTGAAATCAAAAAAATTAAAAAAGAAGAACTTAAATTATTCTTTAAAAAGATTTCAACAAACTTGAAAGAACTATTTACTAGAAAAATTAAATATAAAAATTTTAAACAAAACAATATGCTTTTTTACAATGAGTATAAAAGTCAAATCACAAAAAGAAGTAGTCACTTAAAATATTTTGAGTTACTACATAAAAGTAAAAGCTTAAAGATATCTGAAAACATGAACAAAAGAAAATTATCTTTAGAACATAAAGCAGAGATATCTGAAATTTATGAAAAAACCCCAATCATCTATTCATGATGAAAAGTCTGTTTAGCTACAGTGCTAACAATAATTCTTCCTGGATTGGGTACTCTAATTAACAAACAATTTATCAAAGGAGCACTACAAATACTCGCTTCAGTATTTTTCTACATCTTGTTGTTATATGCAATGGGGTTTGGAAACATCGAAGGTGATGGTATTTTTGGATTAAGAAAATTGGGTCATGCCGATAACTTATGAGAAGTTGGTGATGCAAGGTACTTTATAATCGAAGGATCTCTTGCAGTATTATTTTTAACAATGTTTATTATGTGAAATTTAATTAATGCTTATGGTACTTATAAAATTTCGATAGCAAGTAAAAATGGTGCCAGAGTTAAAACTTGAACTGAGTCAAAAAATTATTTTACAGACATTGGTTATCCGGTAATGACTTCAATTCCCACAATTGCTATGCTCCTTGTGGTTGTGTTGATTCCAATTGTCACAACATTCTTATTAGCATTTACAAACTATAAACCAAACAATGCAGCAAATTTTCAATGAGATGGTTTCAATCGTTTTAAAGAAATTTTTACACCTGAATGAGCAGAGACAATGCAAAATATTTTTGGGTGAACTATGATTTGAACAGTCTTTACATGACTAAGTGCATTTATTATTTCCTTAACACTTGCCACAGTTTTAAATAACAAAAGAGTTAAAGGAAAATTATTATTTAGATTAATTTATGTATTGCCTTGAGCAATACCTGGCTTTATAACGATTCTACTATTCAAAATAATGTTTTTACCAGGAAGTATTTTAAGTAACTTCTTTGGTAATGATACATTTCAATCAGTACCCTTGTATGCCAAAATTTCAGTAATAATGATCCAAATGTGATCAGGATATTGCGTCAATTTAGTTTTAATTACAGGTATTTTACAAAGTATCACCACCGATTTATATGAAGCTGCTGAAATTGATGGAGCCAAGGGCTCATCAAAATTATTTAAAATAACTTTACCACTAATTATTTATCAAATGACTCCAATTCTTGTTGGACAATTTATGGGAGCATTCAATAACTTTGGTATAATCTATCTTTACTTAGATGGAGGACCTTACTTTACTGATGTTAATCTCCAAGGTGGAGCCGGGGCTACTGAAACCATTGCTTCATTAATCTATAAATTAATTAGTGCTGGTAAGGCTGGTTTGGCATCTGCTATGAACATTATTGTGTCAGGAGTCATTGTCGCAATTTCAGTAACAATCTTAATGAGATCAAAATCTGTTAAAGGAGGTGTAGCTTAA
- a CDS encoding sugar ABC transporter substrate-binding protein, producing MKKLMSILGTMSVLTSSVATVVACGDSRDLIQIVISEDPNAFWTDYIKGAEDYVKTDELKDKYRVKWISSKQDSSIELSNTKSAVDGGAKAIILAQVDMKATEAAKYVNANNVPLIASNVPFADEKDLVDSEKPNWQVFQDGAKATAQLAEDIYQILEDYGVAKTNDKYKVYEIQGNPATTSATTRHAGWHSTNLFDNDWMGSMNESSLPDGVGVNGMFLEIQANQKVVANLQQIVAEDGADLIYAHSDAMARGALSALQTDQKGKDWLQPEIDEVTGEVTKLGGIIVGYDYDTISVTMLSNWKQNPTNNIFATVHMSASELGSKSVEKAIEEIENSNENKSKYKLDEITITVKAALDKKED from the coding sequence ATGAAAAAATTAATGAGTATTTTAGGAACAATGTCAGTATTGACATCATCAGTAGCAACAGTAGTTGCTTGTGGGGATAGCAGAGATTTAATCCAAATAGTAATTTCTGAAGATCCAAATGCCTTTTGAACTGATTATATTAAAGGCGCAGAAGATTATGTTAAAACTGATGAATTAAAAGATAAATATAGAGTAAAATGAATTTCATCAAAACAAGATTCAAGTATTGAATTATCAAATACTAAGTCTGCAGTTGATGGAGGAGCAAAAGCAATAATACTTGCACAAGTTGATATGAAAGCAACTGAAGCTGCAAAATATGTTAATGCTAATAATGTACCTTTAATTGCATCAAATGTTCCATTTGCTGATGAAAAAGATCTTGTAGATAGTGAAAAACCAAATTGACAAGTTTTCCAAGATGGAGCAAAAGCAACAGCACAGTTGGCTGAGGACATATACCAAATCCTTGAAGACTATGGTGTTGCAAAAACAAATGATAAATATAAAGTTTATGAAATTCAAGGAAACCCAGCAACCACTAGTGCAACAACAAGACATGCTGGATGACACAGCACAAATTTATTTGATAACGATTGAATGGGCAGTATGAATGAATCATCATTACCAGATGGTGTGGGAGTTAATGGAATGTTTCTTGAAATTCAAGCCAACCAAAAAGTTGTTGCCAATTTACAACAAATTGTAGCTGAAGATGGCGCAGATTTAATTTATGCACACAGTGATGCAATGGCTAGAGGGGCGTTGTCTGCATTACAAACAGATCAAAAAGGTAAAGATTGATTGCAACCAGAAATTGATGAAGTTACTGGAGAAGTAACCAAACTTGGAGGTATCATTGTAGGTTATGACTATGATACTATTAGTGTTACTATGCTTTCAAACTGAAAACAAAACCCTACAAATAATATTTTTGCAACAGTGCACATGTCTGCATCTGAATTAGGTTCAAAATCTGTTGAAAAAGCAATTGAAGAAATTGAAAATTCTAATGAAAATAAAAGCAAATACAAATTAGATGAAATTACTATTACAGTGAAAGCTGCTTTAGATAAAAAAGAAGACTAG
- a CDS encoding sugar ABC transporter ATP-binding protein, with amino-acid sequence MIKEHKNKNLKILRLKNIFKKFGDVMALKGVSLNSYEGLCMAVLGENGAGKSTLMNIISGVHQKTSGEMLYLNQEYIPKNTKDAEKLGVVIIHQELNTVNDMTVLDNVFLGSEIRTNLGTINYKKQLSILKEALQEIEINIDPMIEMNKLSVAEQQMIEITKAIIRDAKVIIMDEPTSSLSNKETLKLFEVIKKMKTQNKSIIYISHRLQEIPVICERMTIIRDGTFIGEYLVGELSEDEIIAKMVGRNVTEKFPAKFKKPGQKILEVRALSNSFLKNINFQVNSNEILGFAGLVGAKRTELFKTLIGLYQKDNLEMIYLGKEVNFKSPNHAIRKNFYYVTEDRKLEGLHLNESIKFNISLSSIDKFKVKFLNSISNAKEIKNSQFYFQKTLIKAPDIDRIAGNLSGGNQQKVLIAKALSANPKIIVFDEPTRGVDVGARREIYDLIYEFKKNNNGGIVVISNDLPEIIGLCDRVLVMKKGAITKEILETEMDQETILRYAI; translated from the coding sequence ATGATAAAAGAACACAAGAATAAGAATTTAAAAATTCTTAGGTTAAAGAATATCTTTAAAAAATTTGGTGATGTCATGGCACTAAAGGGTGTAAGTTTGAATTCATATGAAGGTTTATGTATGGCAGTGCTTGGGGAAAATGGAGCTGGTAAATCAACTTTAATGAACATTATTTCAGGAGTACACCAAAAAACTAGTGGAGAAATGCTCTATTTAAACCAAGAGTATATCCCCAAAAATACTAAGGATGCTGAAAAACTTGGAGTGGTGATTATTCACCAAGAATTAAACACAGTTAATGATATGACAGTTTTAGACAATGTTTTTTTAGGGTCAGAAATTAGAACAAATTTAGGAACAATAAATTATAAAAAACAATTAAGTATCTTAAAAGAAGCTTTACAAGAAATTGAAATCAATATTGATCCTATGATTGAAATGAATAAATTATCTGTTGCAGAACAACAAATGATTGAAATTACGAAAGCAATTATTCGAGATGCAAAGGTAATTATCATGGATGAACCAACTTCATCACTTTCAAATAAAGAGACTTTAAAATTATTTGAAGTTATAAAAAAAATGAAAACCCAAAATAAATCAATTATTTATATTTCACACAGGTTACAAGAAATTCCTGTGATTTGTGAAAGAATGACAATCATTCGAGATGGAACTTTCATTGGTGAATATTTGGTTGGTGAATTGAGTGAAGATGAAATTATTGCCAAAATGGTTGGACGTAATGTCACTGAAAAATTCCCAGCAAAATTTAAAAAACCAGGTCAAAAAATTTTAGAGGTGCGAGCACTTTCAAATAGTTTTTTAAAAAATATTAACTTTCAAGTTAACTCAAATGAGATTCTAGGTTTTGCTGGATTAGTTGGAGCAAAAAGAACTGAACTTTTTAAAACGCTAATTGGTTTATACCAAAAGGATAACTTGGAAATGATTTACTTAGGCAAAGAAGTAAATTTTAAAAGTCCCAACCATGCAATTCGCAAAAACTTTTATTATGTTACTGAAGATCGCAAACTTGAAGGATTACATTTAAATGAAAGTATAAAATTTAACATTTCTCTATCATCAATTGATAAGTTTAAGGTAAAATTTTTAAACTCAATTTCAAATGCTAAAGAAATAAAAAATTCACAATTTTATTTTCAAAAAACTTTAATCAAAGCTCCAGACATTGACAGAATTGCAGGTAATCTTTCTGGGGGTAACCAACAAAAAGTACTGATTGCTAAAGCCTTATCTGCCAATCCCAAAATTATTGTTTTTGATGAACCAACCCGAGGGGTTGATGTTGGAGCCAGACGCGAGATATATGATTTAATCTATGAATTTAAAAAAAATAACAATGGTGGAATTGTGGTTATTTCAAATGATTTACCGGAAATCATTGGCTTATGTGACCGAGTCTTGGTTATGAAAAAAGGAGCAATTACAAAAGAGATTCTGGAAACAGAAATGGATCAAGAAACAATCTTGAGATATGCAATATAA
- a CDS encoding MurR/RpiR family transcriptional regulator, whose protein sequence is MEHLVNNTKLSSTERTVIEYIITNIDKLENMTIKKICNQLNVSESLITKSCKKVDFSGFKDLKDHLLNQYYYKKEKNLKEDFYDNLFSDLKLTHNIIDQDLIAKIASQLCENNNKIIIFATGKTKIIASYFYFTLLEYGFNVEMVSSLYAEKGFETNNAIIFALSISGNNSKIDRYLNIINQFKKYKMIVGVTSTPNFISKNNVNFHIYGNIRKYFSSDQRANPFVEKYVLMYLIDNILLNIFEKLKYDNKVVFGNSKSKNFI, encoded by the coding sequence ATGGAGCATTTAGTTAATAACACTAAATTATCATCAACAGAAAGAACAGTAATTGAGTATATTATCACAAACATAGATAAATTAGAGAATATGACAATTAAAAAAATTTGTAACCAATTAAATGTATCAGAATCTTTGATCACAAAGAGTTGTAAGAAAGTGGATTTTAGTGGTTTTAAGGATTTAAAAGATCATCTTTTAAATCAATACTACTACAAAAAAGAAAAAAATTTAAAAGAAGATTTTTATGATAATTTGTTTAGTGATTTAAAATTAACACATAATATTATTGATCAAGATTTAATTGCAAAGATTGCAAGTCAATTATGTGAAAATAATAACAAAATAATAATCTTTGCAACAGGCAAAACCAAAATAATTGCCAGTTACTTTTACTTTACATTGCTTGAATATGGATTTAATGTTGAAATGGTCTCTTCGTTATATGCAGAAAAAGGCTTTGAAACTAATAATGCCATAATTTTTGCTCTATCAATTTCTGGAAACAACTCAAAAATTGATAGATATTTAAATATTATTAATCAATTTAAAAAATACAAAATGATTGTTGGAGTCACTTCAACTCCAAACTTTATTTCAAAAAATAATGTTAATTTTCATATTTATGGAAACATTAGAAAGTATTTTTCTTCAGACCAAAGAGCAAATCCCTTTGTTGAAAAATATGTTTTAATGTACTTAATTGACAATATTTTATTAAACATCTTTGAAAAATTGAAATATGACAATAAAGTTGTTTTTGGTAACTCTAAATCAAAAAACTTTATATAA
- a CDS encoding dual specificity protein phosphatase family protein, which translates to MPHKKILDNLYLGDQFSNEKKSVWQLKISNIYYEILLSREWENIEYFKNDYFVKTQIKLALNLFDSHDVANFNEVLFAAAVKFIDENILENEIYVHCQLGVSRSAAVVFAYLVIKRKIKNQNFSAALKEFIDNYYPFMKVNYGVYEFLKNNFPFKNIEKLAKMKWDDLQCTT; encoded by the coding sequence ATGCCACATAAAAAAATCCTTGATAATTTATACCTTGGAGATCAGTTTTCAAACGAGAAAAAGTCAGTGTGGCAATTAAAGATTAGCAACATCTACTATGAAATTTTATTGAGTAGGGAATGAGAAAATATTGAGTACTTCAAAAATGATTATTTTGTTAAAACTCAAATAAAGTTAGCACTAAATTTATTTGATTCTCATGATGTTGCAAATTTTAATGAAGTTTTATTTGCAGCAGCAGTTAAATTTATTGATGAAAATATTTTAGAAAATGAAATTTATGTTCATTGTCAACTTGGAGTTTCAAGAAGTGCAGCAGTAGTTTTTGCATACTTAGTTATTAAAAGAAAAATTAAAAATCAAAACTTCAGTGCGGCCTTAAAAGAATTTATTGATAATTATTATCCATTCATGAAAGTTAATTATGGTGTGTATGAATTTTTAAAAAACAATTTTCCATTTAAGAATATAGAAAAATTAGCAAAGATGAAATGAGATGATTTACAATGTACTACATAG
- a CDS encoding ABC transporter permease subunit — MNKLEYFQKDYSEKTRKQIVNKYNVSIELLVESKENYNLKKNDVIYNISTIRERNLLKNQNKIDKLNSLLIQNKDKIEFLLNDKQISQQEFDQQIKIAEQDFSQNYAKKINELHAKAKKYNKKMDSLVDLKKLKFKEQIKNFEIKINKKIEVLESKKENAIKKIISDNQEFIETHEQNLLEKKKLKLKNSREYLAYEKFESDYQNKKFGELSYSEEKPKFEEKINKRVEKINRLGNFSLSRLTWKVASLDFYSEQKKIKTKNTLLSILDQSKLLIIILIIAIVAGFSNQYFFTQRTWINLLTNNLDLLLVAFGMTLIILTGGIDLSVGSLLAFSGAVLVKLLESDYNIYLALIISLATAMSFGLVSGWLISYVKLQPFIFTLVLMIVLRGANSILLNSTATLLPNNTLQFLVRPLLGNIPWTFFIAIAIYIFLFILMKWYKYGRHVYAVGGNTKASHLSGIKTKMVSTSVYVFSGALVFVGALFYVSKLNSIAPTSGNSLELDAIACVALGGTSLLGGKGGVTKTLMGWFVTCVLSTAMNMIGIDSYWQMIVKGSVILVAVLSDKKFGVIQKTKNLIMHFAYRI; from the coding sequence ATGAACAAACTAGAATATTTTCAAAAAGATTATAGTGAAAAAACTAGGAAGCAAATAGTTAACAAGTATAATGTCAGCATAGAACTTTTAGTTGAATCAAAAGAAAACTATAATCTCAAAAAAAATGATGTGATCTATAACATATCTACTATAAGAGAAAGAAATTTATTAAAAAATCAAAACAAAATTGATAAATTAAATTCTCTCTTAATACAAAATAAAGATAAAATTGAATTTTTGTTGAACGATAAACAAATTAGTCAACAAGAATTTGATCAACAAATTAAAATTGCAGAACAAGACTTTTCACAAAACTATGCAAAAAAAATTAATGAGTTACATGCAAAGGCAAAAAAATATAATAAAAAAATGGATTCACTAGTTGACTTAAAAAAATTAAAGTTCAAAGAACAAATAAAAAATTTTGAAATAAAAATTAATAAAAAAATTGAAGTACTTGAAAGTAAAAAAGAAAATGCTATCAAAAAAATTATTTCAGATAATCAAGAATTTATTGAAACTCATGAGCAAAATTTATTAGAGAAGAAGAAACTTAAATTAAAAAACAGTAGAGAATATTTAGCTTATGAAAAATTTGAATCTGATTATCAGAATAAAAAATTTGGAGAACTATCTTACAGCGAAGAGAAACCAAAGTTTGAAGAAAAAATAAATAAGCGAGTTGAAAAAATTAATCGCTTAGGTAATTTTAGTTTATCTCGCTTAACATGAAAAGTTGCAAGTCTAGATTTTTACAGTGAACAAAAAAAGATAAAAACAAAAAATACATTGTTAAGTATTTTAGATCAATCTAAGTTACTAATTATTATTTTAATTATTGCAATTGTTGCCGGGTTTTCAAATCAATATTTTTTTACACAAAGAACCTGAATCAATTTACTAACAAATAATTTAGATTTATTATTAGTGGCCTTCGGGATGACTTTAATTATTTTGACTGGAGGTATTGACTTATCTGTAGGTTCATTACTAGCCTTTTCAGGTGCAGTGTTGGTTAAGTTGTTAGAAAGTGATTACAATATTTACTTGGCCTTAATTATTAGTTTAGCTACAGCCATGAGTTTTGGATTAGTTTCTGGATGATTGATAAGTTATGTTAAACTTCAACCATTCATTTTCACCCTTGTCTTAATGATTGTCTTGAGAGGAGCAAATTCAATTTTATTAAATTCAACTGCAACTCTTTTACCCAATAACACTTTACAATTTTTAGTGAGACCTCTACTAGGTAACATACCTTGAACATTCTTTATTGCTATTGCGATTTATATATTTTTATTTATCTTAATGAAATGATATAAATACGGAAGACATGTTTATGCAGTTGGGGGTAACACCAAAGCCTCACATCTTTCAGGAATAAAAACCAAAATGGTATCAACAAGTGTTTATGTCTTTTCAGGAGCACTAGTGTTTGTTGGAGCATTATTTTATGTAAGTAAATTAAATAGTATTGCGCCAACTTCAGGAAATTCACTTGAATTGGATGCCATTGCTTGTGTAGCACTGGGGGGAACCTCTTTACTTGGAGGAAAAGGTGGAGTTACTAAAACTTTAATGGGTTGATTTGTAACTTGTGTTTTAAGCACAGCTATGAACATGATTGGTATTGATAGTTATTGACAAATGATTGTTAAAGGATCTGTAATTTTAGTGGCAGTATTATCTGATAAAAAATTTGGAGTTATCCAAAAAACCAAAAATTTAATTATGCATTTTGCATATAGAATATAG
- a CDS encoding PTS transporter subunit EIIB — protein MIIKGLGGKENIQILTNCISRLRVTLYDKTKFDKELINQTKPFGIKEMGNQFQIIYGGRVTNIATVAKEYLGIED, from the coding sequence TTGATAATTAAAGGGCTGGGAGGAAAAGAAAATATTCAAATCTTAACAAATTGTATTTCAAGATTAAGAGTAACTCTTTATGATAAAACAAAATTTGACAAGGAGTTAATTAATCAAACAAAACCCTTTGGTATCAAAGAAATGGGAAACCAATTCCAGATTATTTATGGGGGTAGAGTTACTAACATTGCCACAGTTGCTAAGGAATATTTGGGAATTGAGGATTAG